From a single Hippopotamus amphibius kiboko isolate mHipAmp2 chromosome X, mHipAmp2.hap2, whole genome shotgun sequence genomic region:
- the LOC130841947 gene encoding diphosphoinositol polyphosphate phosphohydrolase 3-beta, which yields MKCKPNQTRTYDPEGFKKRAACLCFRSEREDEVLLVSSSRYPDRWIVPGGGMEPEEEPGGAAVREVYEEAGVKGKLGRLLGIFEQNQDRKHRTYVYVLTVTEILEDWEDSVSIGRKREWFKIEDAIKVLQCHKPVHAEYLQKLKLGGSPTNGNSMAPSLPESDP from the coding sequence ATGAAGTGCAAGCCGAACCAGACGCGGACCTACGACCCGGAGGGGTTCAAGAAGCGGGCGGCGTGCCTGTGCTTCCGGAGCGAGCGCGAGGACGAGGTGCTGTTAGTGAGCAGCAGTCGGTACCCGGACCGCTGGATCGTGCCGGGCGGGGGCATGGAGCCCGAGGAGGAGCCGGGCGGTGCGGCCGTCCGCGAGGTGTACGAAGAGGCGGGAGTCAAGGGGAAGTTAGGCCGGCTCCTGGGCATTTTCGAGCAGAACCAAGATCGCAAGCACAGAACGTACGTGTATGTACTGACTGTCACTGAGATTCTGGAGGATTGGGAAGATTCGGTTAGCATTGGGAGGAAGCGAGAGTGGTTCAAAATCGAAGATGCGATCAAGGTTCTCCAGTGCCACAAGCCCGTGCATGCCGAATATCTGCAAAAACTAAAGCTGGGCGGTTCCCCAACCAATGGAAACTCCATGGCCCCGTCCCTGCCAGAGAGCGATCCCTAG